From Pseudorca crassidens isolate mPseCra1 chromosome 15, mPseCra1.hap1, whole genome shotgun sequence, one genomic window encodes:
- the CACNA1H gene encoding voltage-dependent T-type calcium channel subunit alpha-1H isoform X9: MTESVQAADEVRVPLGAPAPGPAAGASPASPGAPGPEAERGSRPGASPPQSPAAERGAELGADEEQPVPYPALAATVFFCLGQTTRPRSWCLRLVCPTWFEHVSMLVIMLNCVTLGMFRPCEDVECRSERCSILEAFDDFIFAFFAVEMVIKMIALGLFGQKCYLGDTWNRLDFFIVMAGMMEYSLDGHNVSLSAIRTVRVLRPLRAINRVPSMRILVTLLLDTLPMLGNVLLLCFFVFFIFGIVGVQLWAGLLRNRCFLDSTFARNSNLSFLRPYYQPEEGEENPFICSSRRDNGMQKCSHIPSRRELRVECTLGWEAYGQPQAEGAGGTGHHTCINWNQYYNVCRSGDSNPHNGAISFDNIGYAWIAIFQVITLEGWVDIMYYVMDAHSFYNFIYFILLIIVGSFFMINLCLVVIATQFSETKQRESQLMREQRARYLSNDSTLASFSEPGSCYEELLRYVGHVCRKLKRRGLRLYARWQSRWRKKVDPSGVPHGQGAGWRPRRAGGRATSIHHLVYHHHHHHHHHYHFSHGSPRRPGPEPGGSDTRLVRAGAPPSPGHGPPDAESVHSVYHADCHVEGPQERARAAHAVAAAAAGLKLATGLGAMNYPTILPSAAGSGKGGPGPKGKRPGGPLGAGGHSPLSLSSPDPCEKIQHLVGEHGLGQAPSRLSGLSVPCPLPSPQAGTLTCELSSCPYCTSALEDPELEFSDSDSGDSDSNGVYEFTRDVRHGDRRDPMQPPPAADTPDSGGTRRRAQRRAVAGEQGGLGRVWASFSGKLCRIVDSKYFNRGIMVAILTNTLSMGIEYHEQPDELTNALEISNIVFTSMFALEMLLKLLAFGPLGYIRNPYNIFDGIIVVISVWEIIGQADGGLSVLRTFRLLRVLKLVRFMPALRRQLVVLMKTMDNVATFCMLLMLFIFIFSILGMHLFGCKFSLKTDTGDTVPDRKNFDSLLWAIVTVFQILTQEDWNVVLYNGMASTSSWAALYFVALMTFGNYVLFNLLVAILVEGFQAEGDATRSDTDEDKTSTHLEEDLDKFRDLRATEMKMYSLAVTPNGHLEGQASLPPPLIMRTAATPMPTPKSSPHLDAAPGLLDSRRGSSSSVDPQLGDQKSLSSLRSSPCTHWGPNSAWSSRRSSWNSLGRAPSLKRRSQCGERESLLSGEGKGSGSTDEEAEDSRPGVGTSPDTRATLLRRTESLDHRSTLDLRPLRPAALLPTKLHDCNGLALPSELFLRIDSHKEDTAEFDDDVEDSCCSRLQKVLEPYKPECCRSREPWALYLFSPQNRLRISCQKIIAHKMFDHVVLVFIFLNCITIALERPDIDPGSTERVFLSISNYIFTAIFVAEMMVKVVALGLVSGEHAYLQSSWNILDGLLVLVSLVDIIVAMASAGGAKILGILRVLRLLRTLRPLRVISRAPGLKLVVETLISSLRPIGNIVLICCAFFIIFGILGVQLFKGKFYYCEGADTRNISTKAECWAAHYRWVRRKYNFDNLGQALMSLFVLSSKDGWVNIMYDGLDAVGIDQQPVPNHNPWMLLYFISFLLIVSFFVLNMFVGVVVENFHKCRQHQEAEEARRREEKRQRRLERKRRSKALPVAVAGTFPNPEAQRRPYYADYSPTRRSIHSLCTSHYLDLFITFIIGVNVITMSMEHYNQPKSLDEALKYCNYVFTIVFVFEALLKLVAFGFRRFFKDRWNQLDLAIVLLSIMGITLEEIEMNAALPINPTIIRIMRVLRIARVLKLLKMATGMRALLDTVVQALPQVGNLGLLFMLLFFIYAALGVELFGRLECSEDNPCEGLSRHATFSNFGMAFLTLFRVSTGDNWNGIMKDTLRECAREDRHCLSYLPAISPIYFVTFVLVAQFVLVNVVVAVLMKHLEESNKEAREDAELDAEVELEMAQGPSARPRPTALPSPGASPDAPNLLVVRKVSVSRMLSLPNDSYMFRPVAPAAAAHPHPLQEVEMETYAGASGTSGTFLPQAQSPPTCRLWSPAHPSRSRRLCPPRPGAATPSVP; encoded by the exons CTGCCCCACATGGTTCGAGCACGTCAGCATGCTGGTCATCATGCTCAACTGCGTGACTCTGGGCATGTTCCGCCCCTGCGAGGACGTCGAGTGCCGCTCGGAGCGCTGCAGCATCCTGGAG GCGTTTGACGACTTCATCTTCGCCTTCTTCGCGGTGGAGATGGTCATCAAGATGATCGCCCTCGGGCTGTTCGGGCAGAAGTGCTACCTGGGCGACACGTGGAACAGGCTGGACTTCTTCATCGTCATGGCGGG CATGATGGAGTACTCTCTGGATGGACACAACGTGAGCCTCTCGGCCATCCGGACAGTGCGTGTGCTGCGGCCCCTCCGTGCCATCAACCGTGTGCCCA GCATGAGGATCCTGGTCACGCTGCTGCTGGACACGCTGCCCATGCTCGGGAACGTCCTCCTGCTCTGCTTCTTTGTCTTCTTCATCTTCGGCATCGTGGGTGTCCAGCTTTGGGCTGGACTGCTGCGCAACCGCTGCTTCCTGGACAGCACCTTCGCCAG GAACAGCAACCTCAGCTTCCTGCGGCCATACTACCAGCCGGAGGAGGGTGAGGAAAACCCCTTCATCTGCTCCTCTCGCCGGGACAATGGCATGCAGAAGTGCTCGCACATCCCCAGCCGCCGCGAGCTGCGCGTGGAGTGCACGCTGGGCTGGGAGGCCTATGGGCAGCCACAGGCCGAGGGCGCAGGTGGCACGGGCCACCACACCTGCATCAACTGGAACCAGTACTACAATGTGTGCCGCTCAGGCGACTCCAACCCACACAACGGGGCCATCAGCTTCGACAACATCGGCTATGCCTGGATCGCCATCTTCCAG GTGATCACGCTGGAGGGCTGGGTGGACATCATGTACTACGTCATGGACGCTCATTCCTTCTACAACTTCATCTACTTCATCCTGCTCATCATT GTGGGTTCCTTCTTCATGATCAACCTGTGCCTAGTGGTGATCGCCACGCAGTTCTCGGAGACGAAGCAGCGGGAGAGCCAGCTGATGCGGGAGCAGCGGGCCCGCTACCTGTCCAACGACAGCACGCTGGCCAGCTTCTCAGAGCCTGGCAGCTGCTATGAGGAGCTCCTCCGGTACGTGGGCCATGTGTGCCGCAAGCTGAAGCGCCGTGGCCTCCGCCTCTATGCCCGCTGGCAGAGCCGCTGGCGCAAGAAGGTGGACCCCAGCGGCGTGCCGCACGGCCAGGGCGCTGGGTGGCGGCCACGGCGGGCGGGAGGGCGCGCCACCTCCATCCACCATCTTgtgtaccaccaccaccaccaccaccaccaccactaccacttcAGCCATGGCAGCCCACGCCGGCCAGGCCCCGAGCCAGGCGGCAGTGACACCAGGCTGGTGCGGGCCGGAGCACCTCCCTCGCCCGGACATGGGCCCCCTGACGCTGAGTCAGTGCACAGCGTGTACCATGCAGACTGCCACGTGGAGGGGCCACAGGAGAGGGCCCGGGCGGCACATGCtgtggccgccgccgccgccggcctcAAGCTGGCCACTGGGCTGGGCGCCATGAACTACCCCACCATCCTGCCCTCGGCCGCAGGCAGTGGCAAAGGTGGCCCCGGGCCCAAGGGGAAGCGTCCTGGTGGACCCCTGGGAGCCGGGGGGCACAGCCCACTGAGCCTGAGCAGCCCCGACCCCTGCGAGAAGATCCAGCATCTGGTCGGGGAGCACG GACTGGGCCAGGCCCCCAGCCGTCTGTCAGGCCTGAGcgtgccctgccccctgcccagcccccaggcGGGCACGCTGACCTGTGAGCTGAGTAGCTGCCCGTACTGCACCAGCGCCCTGGAGGACCCCGAGCTGGAGTTCAGCGACTCAGACAGCGGAGACTCGGACAGCAACGGGGTCTACGAATTCACACGGGATGTGCGGCATGGAGACCGCCGTGACCCCATGCAGCCACCCCCAGCGGCGGACACGCCAGACTCAGGAGGAACGCGGCGGAGGGCACAGCGTCGGGCGGTGGCAGGCGAGCAGGGAGGGCTGGGCCGTGTCTGGGCCTCCTTTAGCGGCAAGCTGTGCCGCATCGTGGACAGCAAGTACTTCAACCGCGGCATCATGGTAGCCATCCTCACCAACACGCTGAGCATGGGCATCGAGTACCATGAGCAG CCTGACGAGCTGACCAACGCCCTGGAGATCAGCAACATCGTGTTCACGAGTATGTTTGCCCTGGAGATGCTGCTGAAGCTGCTGGCCTTTGGTCCGCTGGGCTACATCCGGAATCCCTACAACATCTTCGATGGCATCATCGTGGTCATCAG CGTGTGGGAGATCATCGGGCAGGCAGACGGCGGGCTGTCGGTGCTGCGGACCTTCCGGCTGCTGCGGGTGCTCAAGCTGGTGCGCTTCATGCCCGCGCTGCGGCGCCAGCTGGTGGTGCTCATGAAGACCATGGATAACGTGGCCACTTTCTGCATGCTGCTCATGCTGTTCATCTTCATCTTCAG CATCCTCGGAATGCACCTGTTTGGCTGCAAATTCAGCCTGAAAACAGACACTGGAGACACGGTCCCTGACAGGAAGAACTTTGACTCCCTGCTGTGGGCCATCGTCACCGTGTTCCAG ATCCTCACCCAGGAGGACTGGAACGTTGTCCTCTACAACGGCATGgcctccacctcctcctgggCTGCCCTCTACTTCGTGGCCCTCATGACCTTTGGCAACTACGTGCTCTTCAACCTGCTGGTGGCCATCCTTGTGGAGGGCTTCCAGGCGGAG GGTGATGCCACCAGGTCTGACACAGATGAAGACAAGACCTCCACCCACTTGGAGGAGGACTTGGACAAGTTCAGAGACCTCAGGGCCACAG agaTGAAGATGTACTCGCTGGCGGTGACCCCCAACGGGCACTTGGAGGGCCAGGCCAGCCTACCCCCTCCCCTCATCATGCGCACGGCAGCCACACCCATGCCCACCCCCAAGAGCTCCCCACACCTGGATGCGGCCCCTGGCCTCCTGGACTCACGACGTGGCAGCAGCAGCTCCGTGGACCCCCAGCTGGGGGACCAGAAGTCTCTG TCCAGCCTCCGCAGCTCGCCCTGCACCCACTGGGGCCCCAACAGCGCCTGGAGCAGCCGGCGCTCCAGCTGGAACAGCCTGGGCCGTGCACCTAGCCTCAAGCGCAGGAGCCAGTGCGGGGAGCGTGAGTCGCTGCTGTCCGGCGAGGGCAAGGGCAGCGGCAGCACAGACGAGGAGGCCGAGGACAGCAGGCCTGGTGTGGGAACCTCGCCAGACACACGTGCCACACTGCTGCGGCGCACCGAGTCCCTGGACCACCGCAGCACGCTTGACCTGCGGCCCCTGCGGCCGGCTGCCCTGCTGCCCACCAAGCTCCACGACTGCAACGGGCTGGCCCTGCCCAGCGAGTTATTCCTGCGCATCGACAGCCACAAGGAGGACACGGCCGAGTTTGACGATGATGTGGAGGAT agctGCTGCTCCCGGCTGCAGAAAGTGCTGGAGCCCTACAAGCCCGAGTGCTGTCGGAGCCGCGAGCCCTGGGCCCTGTACCTCTTCTCCCCACAGAACAG GCTCCGCATCTCCTGCCAGAAGATCATTGCTCACAAGATGTTTGATCACGTCGTCCTGGTCTTCATCTTCCTCAACTGCATCACGATCGCCCTGGAGAGGCCCGACATTGACCCCGGCAGCACC GAGCGCGTCTTCCTCAGCATCTCCAACTACATCTTCACGGCGATCTTCGTGGCCGAGATGATGGTGAAG GTGGTGGCCCTGGGCCTGGTCTCTGGTGAGCATGCCTACCTGCAGAGCAGTTGGAACATACTGGATGGGCTGCTGGTCCTGGTGTCCCTGGTTGACATCATCGTGGCCATGGCGTCGGCCGGTGGTGCCAAGATCCTGGGCATCCTGCGTGTGCTGCGCCTGCTGCGGACACTGCGGCCCCTGCG GGTTATCAGCCGTGCCCCAGGCCTCAAACTGGTGGTGGAGACTCTGATATCGTCACTCAGGCCCATCGGAAACATTGTCCTCATCTGCTGTGCCTTCTTCATCATCTTCGGCATCCTAGGGGTGCAG CTCTTCAAGGGGAAGTTTTACTACTGCGAGGGCGCTGACACCAGGAACATCTCCACTAAAGCCGAGTGCTGGGCTGCGCACTACCGCTGGGTGCGACGCAAGTACAACTTCGACAACCTGGgccag GCGCTGATGTCCCTGTTCGTGCTCTCATCCAAGGACGGATGGGTGAACATCATGTACGACGGGCTGGACGCCGTGGGCATAGACCAGCAG CCGGTGCCCAACCACAACCCCTGGATGCTGCTCTACTTCATCTCCTTCCTGCTCATCGTCAGCTTCTTTGTGCTCAACATGTTCGTGGGCGTCGTGGTGGAGAACTTCCACAAGTGCCGGCAGCACCAGGAGGCCGAGGAGGCACGGCGGCGGGAAGAGAAGCGGCAGCGGCGCCTGGAGAGGAAACGCAGGAGTAAGGCGCTCCCGGTGGCGGTGGCGG GCACTTTCCCCAACCCAG AGGCCCAGCGCCGGCCCTACTATGCGGACTACTCACCCACGCGTCGCTCCATCCACTCTCTGTGCACCAGCCACTATCTGGACCTCTTCATCACCTTCATCATCGGCGTCAACGTCATCACCATGTCCATGGAGCACTATAACCAGCCCAAG TCTCTGGACGAGGCCCTCAAGTACTGCAATTATGTGTTCACCATCGTCTTCGTCTTTGAGGCCCTGCTGAAGCTGGTGGCGTTTGGGTTCCGGAGGTTTTTCAAGGACAG GTGGAACCAGCTGGACCTGGCCATCGTCCTGCTGTCCATCATGGGCATCACACTGGAGGAGATAGAGATGAACGCGGCGCTGCCCATCAACCCCACCATCATCCGCATCATGCGCGTGCTGCGCATCGCCCGCG TGCTGAAGCTGCTCAAGATGGCCACGGGTATGCGGGCCCTGCTGGACACAGTGGTTCAGGCGCTGCCCCAGGTAG GGAACCTCGGCCTGCTTTTCATGCTCCTGTTTTTTATCTATGCTGCCCTGGGAGTGGAGCTGTTTGGGAGGCTCG AGTGCAGTGAGGACAACCCCTGCGAGGGCCTGAGTAGACACGCCACCTTCTCCAACTTCGGCATGGCTTTCCTCACACTGTTCCGCGTGTCCACGGGGGACAACTGGAACGGGATCATGAAG GACACACTGCGGGAGTGTGCCCGTGAGGACAGGCACTGCCTCAGCTACCTGCCGGCCATCTCGCCCATCTACTTCGTCACCTTCGTGCTGGTGGCCCAGTTCGTGCTGGTCAACGTGGTGGTGGCCGTGCTCATGAAGCACCTGGAGGAGAGCAACAAGGAGGCCCGCGAGGATGCCGAGCTGGACGCAGAGGTCGAGCTGGAGATGGCGCAGGGGCCCTCCGCCCGCCCCAGGCCCACGGCCCTGCCGAGCCCAGGTGCCTCGCCGGACGCCCCCAACCTGCTGGTCGTGCGCAAGGTGTCTGTGTCCAGGATGCTCTCACTGCCAAACGACAGCTACATGTTCCGGCCCGTGGCACCCGCTGCGGCTGCTCATCCCCACCCGCTGCAGGAGGTGGAGATGGAGACCTACGCGGGCGCCTCGGGCACCTCGG GCACCTTCTTGCCCCAGGCCCAGTCACCGCCCACTTGCCGCCTGTGGAGTCCTGCCCATCCCTCCAGGTCCCGTCGGCTATGTCCTCCCCGGCCAGGGGCGGCGACACCCTCCGTGCCCTGA
- the CACNA1H gene encoding voltage-dependent T-type calcium channel subunit alpha-1H isoform X10, with product MTESVQAADEVRVPLGAPAPGPAAGASPASPGAPGPEAERGSRPGASPPQSPAAERGAELGADEEQPVPYPALAATVFFCLGQTTRPRSWCLRLVCPTWFEHVSMLVIMLNCVTLGMFRPCEDVECRSERCSILEAFDDFIFAFFAVEMVIKMIALGLFGQKCYLGDTWNRLDFFIVMAGMMEYSLDGHNVSLSAIRTVRVLRPLRAINRVPSMRILVTLLLDTLPMLGNVLLLCFFVFFIFGIVGVQLWAGLLRNRCFLDSTFARNSNLSFLRPYYQPEEGEENPFICSSRRDNGMQKCSHIPSRRELRVECTLGWEAYGQPQAEGAGGTGHHTCINWNQYYNVCRSGDSNPHNGAISFDNIGYAWIAIFQVITLEGWVDIMYYVMDAHSFYNFIYFILLIIVGSFFMINLCLVVIATQFSETKQRESQLMREQRARYLSNDSTLASFSEPGSCYEELLRYVGHVCRKLKRRGLRLYARWQSRWRKKVDPSGVPHGQGAGWRPRRAGGRATSIHHLVYHHHHHHHHHYHFSHGSPRRPGPEPGGSDTRLVRAGAPPSPGHGPPDAESVHSVYHADCHVEGPQERARAAHAVAAAAAGLKLATGLGAMNYPTILPSAAGSGKGGPGPKGKRPGGPLGAGGHSPLSLSSPDPCEKIQHLVGEHGLGQAPSRLSGLSVPCPLPSPQAGTLTCELSSCPYCTSALEDPELEFSDSDSGDSDSNGVYEFTRDVRHGDRRDPMQPPPAADTPDSGGTRRRAQRRAVAGEQGGLGRVWASFSGKLCRIVDSKYFNRGIMVAILTNTLSMGIEYHEQPDELTNALEISNIVFTSMFALEMLLKLLAFGPLGYIRNPYNIFDGIIVVISVWEIIGQADGGLSVLRTFRLLRVLKLVRFMPALRRQLVVLMKTMDNVATFCMLLMLFIFIFSILGMHLFGCKFSLKTDTGDTVPDRKNFDSLLWAIVTVFQILTQEDWNVVLYNGMASTSSWAALYFVALMTFGNYVLFNLLVAILVEGFQAEGDATRSDTDEDKTSTHLEEDLDKFRDLRATEMKMYSLAVTPNGHLEGQASLPPPLIMRTAATPMPTPKSSPHLDAAPGLLDSRRGSSSSVDPQLGDQKSLSSLRSSPCTHWGPNSAWSSRRSSWNSLGRAPSLKRRSQCGERESLLSGEGKGSGSTDEEAEDSRPGVGTSPDTRATLLRRTESLDHRSTLDLRPLRPAALLPTKLHDCNGLALPSELFLRIDSHKEDTAEFDDDVEDSCCSRLQKVLEPYKPECCRSREPWALYLFSPQNRLRISCQKIIAHKMFDHVVLVFIFLNCITIALERPDIDPGSTERVFLSISNYIFTAIFVAEMMVKVVALGLVSGEHAYLQSSWNILDGLLVLVSLVDIIVAMASAGGAKILGILRVLRLLRTLRPLRVISRAPGLKLVVETLISSLRPIGNIVLICCAFFIIFGILGVQLFKGKFYYCEGADTRNISTKAECWAAHYRWVRRKYNFDNLGQALMSLFVLSSKDGWVNIMYDGLDAVGIDQQPVPNHNPWMLLYFISFLLIVSFFVLNMFVGVVVENFHKCRQHQEAEEARRREEKRQRRLERKRRSKALPVAVAGTFPNPEAQRRPYYADYSPTRRSIHSLCTSHYLDLFITFIIGVNVITMSMEHYNQPKSLDEALKYCNYVFTIVFVFEALLKLVAFGFRRFFKDRWNQLDLAIVLLSIMGITLEEIEMNAALPINPTIIRIMRVLRIARVLKLLKMATGMRALLDTVVQALPQVGNLGLLFMLLFFIYAALGVELFGRLVRTTPARA from the exons CTGCCCCACATGGTTCGAGCACGTCAGCATGCTGGTCATCATGCTCAACTGCGTGACTCTGGGCATGTTCCGCCCCTGCGAGGACGTCGAGTGCCGCTCGGAGCGCTGCAGCATCCTGGAG GCGTTTGACGACTTCATCTTCGCCTTCTTCGCGGTGGAGATGGTCATCAAGATGATCGCCCTCGGGCTGTTCGGGCAGAAGTGCTACCTGGGCGACACGTGGAACAGGCTGGACTTCTTCATCGTCATGGCGGG CATGATGGAGTACTCTCTGGATGGACACAACGTGAGCCTCTCGGCCATCCGGACAGTGCGTGTGCTGCGGCCCCTCCGTGCCATCAACCGTGTGCCCA GCATGAGGATCCTGGTCACGCTGCTGCTGGACACGCTGCCCATGCTCGGGAACGTCCTCCTGCTCTGCTTCTTTGTCTTCTTCATCTTCGGCATCGTGGGTGTCCAGCTTTGGGCTGGACTGCTGCGCAACCGCTGCTTCCTGGACAGCACCTTCGCCAG GAACAGCAACCTCAGCTTCCTGCGGCCATACTACCAGCCGGAGGAGGGTGAGGAAAACCCCTTCATCTGCTCCTCTCGCCGGGACAATGGCATGCAGAAGTGCTCGCACATCCCCAGCCGCCGCGAGCTGCGCGTGGAGTGCACGCTGGGCTGGGAGGCCTATGGGCAGCCACAGGCCGAGGGCGCAGGTGGCACGGGCCACCACACCTGCATCAACTGGAACCAGTACTACAATGTGTGCCGCTCAGGCGACTCCAACCCACACAACGGGGCCATCAGCTTCGACAACATCGGCTATGCCTGGATCGCCATCTTCCAG GTGATCACGCTGGAGGGCTGGGTGGACATCATGTACTACGTCATGGACGCTCATTCCTTCTACAACTTCATCTACTTCATCCTGCTCATCATT GTGGGTTCCTTCTTCATGATCAACCTGTGCCTAGTGGTGATCGCCACGCAGTTCTCGGAGACGAAGCAGCGGGAGAGCCAGCTGATGCGGGAGCAGCGGGCCCGCTACCTGTCCAACGACAGCACGCTGGCCAGCTTCTCAGAGCCTGGCAGCTGCTATGAGGAGCTCCTCCGGTACGTGGGCCATGTGTGCCGCAAGCTGAAGCGCCGTGGCCTCCGCCTCTATGCCCGCTGGCAGAGCCGCTGGCGCAAGAAGGTGGACCCCAGCGGCGTGCCGCACGGCCAGGGCGCTGGGTGGCGGCCACGGCGGGCGGGAGGGCGCGCCACCTCCATCCACCATCTTgtgtaccaccaccaccaccaccaccaccaccactaccacttcAGCCATGGCAGCCCACGCCGGCCAGGCCCCGAGCCAGGCGGCAGTGACACCAGGCTGGTGCGGGCCGGAGCACCTCCCTCGCCCGGACATGGGCCCCCTGACGCTGAGTCAGTGCACAGCGTGTACCATGCAGACTGCCACGTGGAGGGGCCACAGGAGAGGGCCCGGGCGGCACATGCtgtggccgccgccgccgccggcctcAAGCTGGCCACTGGGCTGGGCGCCATGAACTACCCCACCATCCTGCCCTCGGCCGCAGGCAGTGGCAAAGGTGGCCCCGGGCCCAAGGGGAAGCGTCCTGGTGGACCCCTGGGAGCCGGGGGGCACAGCCCACTGAGCCTGAGCAGCCCCGACCCCTGCGAGAAGATCCAGCATCTGGTCGGGGAGCACG GACTGGGCCAGGCCCCCAGCCGTCTGTCAGGCCTGAGcgtgccctgccccctgcccagcccccaggcGGGCACGCTGACCTGTGAGCTGAGTAGCTGCCCGTACTGCACCAGCGCCCTGGAGGACCCCGAGCTGGAGTTCAGCGACTCAGACAGCGGAGACTCGGACAGCAACGGGGTCTACGAATTCACACGGGATGTGCGGCATGGAGACCGCCGTGACCCCATGCAGCCACCCCCAGCGGCGGACACGCCAGACTCAGGAGGAACGCGGCGGAGGGCACAGCGTCGGGCGGTGGCAGGCGAGCAGGGAGGGCTGGGCCGTGTCTGGGCCTCCTTTAGCGGCAAGCTGTGCCGCATCGTGGACAGCAAGTACTTCAACCGCGGCATCATGGTAGCCATCCTCACCAACACGCTGAGCATGGGCATCGAGTACCATGAGCAG CCTGACGAGCTGACCAACGCCCTGGAGATCAGCAACATCGTGTTCACGAGTATGTTTGCCCTGGAGATGCTGCTGAAGCTGCTGGCCTTTGGTCCGCTGGGCTACATCCGGAATCCCTACAACATCTTCGATGGCATCATCGTGGTCATCAG CGTGTGGGAGATCATCGGGCAGGCAGACGGCGGGCTGTCGGTGCTGCGGACCTTCCGGCTGCTGCGGGTGCTCAAGCTGGTGCGCTTCATGCCCGCGCTGCGGCGCCAGCTGGTGGTGCTCATGAAGACCATGGATAACGTGGCCACTTTCTGCATGCTGCTCATGCTGTTCATCTTCATCTTCAG CATCCTCGGAATGCACCTGTTTGGCTGCAAATTCAGCCTGAAAACAGACACTGGAGACACGGTCCCTGACAGGAAGAACTTTGACTCCCTGCTGTGGGCCATCGTCACCGTGTTCCAG ATCCTCACCCAGGAGGACTGGAACGTTGTCCTCTACAACGGCATGgcctccacctcctcctgggCTGCCCTCTACTTCGTGGCCCTCATGACCTTTGGCAACTACGTGCTCTTCAACCTGCTGGTGGCCATCCTTGTGGAGGGCTTCCAGGCGGAG GGTGATGCCACCAGGTCTGACACAGATGAAGACAAGACCTCCACCCACTTGGAGGAGGACTTGGACAAGTTCAGAGACCTCAGGGCCACAG agaTGAAGATGTACTCGCTGGCGGTGACCCCCAACGGGCACTTGGAGGGCCAGGCCAGCCTACCCCCTCCCCTCATCATGCGCACGGCAGCCACACCCATGCCCACCCCCAAGAGCTCCCCACACCTGGATGCGGCCCCTGGCCTCCTGGACTCACGACGTGGCAGCAGCAGCTCCGTGGACCCCCAGCTGGGGGACCAGAAGTCTCTG TCCAGCCTCCGCAGCTCGCCCTGCACCCACTGGGGCCCCAACAGCGCCTGGAGCAGCCGGCGCTCCAGCTGGAACAGCCTGGGCCGTGCACCTAGCCTCAAGCGCAGGAGCCAGTGCGGGGAGCGTGAGTCGCTGCTGTCCGGCGAGGGCAAGGGCAGCGGCAGCACAGACGAGGAGGCCGAGGACAGCAGGCCTGGTGTGGGAACCTCGCCAGACACACGTGCCACACTGCTGCGGCGCACCGAGTCCCTGGACCACCGCAGCACGCTTGACCTGCGGCCCCTGCGGCCGGCTGCCCTGCTGCCCACCAAGCTCCACGACTGCAACGGGCTGGCCCTGCCCAGCGAGTTATTCCTGCGCATCGACAGCCACAAGGAGGACACGGCCGAGTTTGACGATGATGTGGAGGAT agctGCTGCTCCCGGCTGCAGAAAGTGCTGGAGCCCTACAAGCCCGAGTGCTGTCGGAGCCGCGAGCCCTGGGCCCTGTACCTCTTCTCCCCACAGAACAG GCTCCGCATCTCCTGCCAGAAGATCATTGCTCACAAGATGTTTGATCACGTCGTCCTGGTCTTCATCTTCCTCAACTGCATCACGATCGCCCTGGAGAGGCCCGACATTGACCCCGGCAGCACC GAGCGCGTCTTCCTCAGCATCTCCAACTACATCTTCACGGCGATCTTCGTGGCCGAGATGATGGTGAAG GTGGTGGCCCTGGGCCTGGTCTCTGGTGAGCATGCCTACCTGCAGAGCAGTTGGAACATACTGGATGGGCTGCTGGTCCTGGTGTCCCTGGTTGACATCATCGTGGCCATGGCGTCGGCCGGTGGTGCCAAGATCCTGGGCATCCTGCGTGTGCTGCGCCTGCTGCGGACACTGCGGCCCCTGCG GGTTATCAGCCGTGCCCCAGGCCTCAAACTGGTGGTGGAGACTCTGATATCGTCACTCAGGCCCATCGGAAACATTGTCCTCATCTGCTGTGCCTTCTTCATCATCTTCGGCATCCTAGGGGTGCAG CTCTTCAAGGGGAAGTTTTACTACTGCGAGGGCGCTGACACCAGGAACATCTCCACTAAAGCCGAGTGCTGGGCTGCGCACTACCGCTGGGTGCGACGCAAGTACAACTTCGACAACCTGGgccag GCGCTGATGTCCCTGTTCGTGCTCTCATCCAAGGACGGATGGGTGAACATCATGTACGACGGGCTGGACGCCGTGGGCATAGACCAGCAG CCGGTGCCCAACCACAACCCCTGGATGCTGCTCTACTTCATCTCCTTCCTGCTCATCGTCAGCTTCTTTGTGCTCAACATGTTCGTGGGCGTCGTGGTGGAGAACTTCCACAAGTGCCGGCAGCACCAGGAGGCCGAGGAGGCACGGCGGCGGGAAGAGAAGCGGCAGCGGCGCCTGGAGAGGAAACGCAGGAGTAAGGCGCTCCCGGTGGCGGTGGCGG GCACTTTCCCCAACCCAG AGGCCCAGCGCCGGCCCTACTATGCGGACTACTCACCCACGCGTCGCTCCATCCACTCTCTGTGCACCAGCCACTATCTGGACCTCTTCATCACCTTCATCATCGGCGTCAACGTCATCACCATGTCCATGGAGCACTATAACCAGCCCAAG TCTCTGGACGAGGCCCTCAAGTACTGCAATTATGTGTTCACCATCGTCTTCGTCTTTGAGGCCCTGCTGAAGCTGGTGGCGTTTGGGTTCCGGAGGTTTTTCAAGGACAG GTGGAACCAGCTGGACCTGGCCATCGTCCTGCTGTCCATCATGGGCATCACACTGGAGGAGATAGAGATGAACGCGGCGCTGCCCATCAACCCCACCATCATCCGCATCATGCGCGTGCTGCGCATCGCCCGCG TGCTGAAGCTGCTCAAGATGGCCACGGGTATGCGGGCCCTGCTGGACACAGTGGTTCAGGCGCTGCCCCAGGTAG GGAACCTCGGCCTGCTTTTCATGCTCCTGTTTTTTATCTATGCTGCCCTGGGAGTGGAGCTGTTTGGGAGGCTCG TGAGGACAACCCCTGCGAGGGCCTGA